TATGCAGATGAATTCAATGCACGACCTTTAAACACCATTGGAAATTTATTACTCCAAAAAAATGAACATATTGATTGGGTTGTAGAGCTTTTTAAACAAAATGTAATACTGCATCCTAAAGATGGTAATTTATGGGACTCTTTAGGGGATGGATACAAGGCAAATAAACAAACAAAAAAAGCCATAGAGAGTTATAAAAAAGCTATTGAGTTAGGCTATAAAGATGCTCAGAAAAAATTAACAGCTTTACAAGCGAATTAAAATTATAAATGAATCTATTTGAAAAACCATTGTGTTTCTTATAGATTCATTTTCTTTTAGTAATTTAGACTCATAACGTTGACGAATACTTCTATGAAAATTGAAAACTTAGATGAGTTGATACATCAATCTTCACTAAAACTACATGAAGATTATATAAAAAAACTTGTAAAACCTTGTCTTGAAATAGTACAAACCAATATTGAAATCAAGCTAGGTTCTAGTAAATTAGGAGGTATTCCTGATCTACCTATTAACTTTGAATGGCCTGCACATACATATGGAAACTACAGATTTGTAGCTCAATTTAATTTGGGAGAAATTCCACAAGGATTTCCTTACCTTCCTAAAAAAGGACTGTTAAGTATTTTTATTGCAGATGATGAAGACGGTAATTATTTCTGGGGAGATGATGGATATGCCAAAGTTTTTTTATTTGAGAATATTGAAGGATTATCATCTCCAACCAACCTCAATGTTCCTTTACAATCTGTAACTTCTATTTCATTTAAAAGTACCATTGATATTCCGCTTAGAGAAGAGCTATACGAGAACAATCCTTTAAATGAAGAAGAATTAGAAGAACTAATTTATGGAACAATAGAAGAGAATGAAAAAGAATACAACTATATGTTTGGATATCCATTTTTTTCAACATTGGCATACAATCCTATCCCCGATAAAAATTGGATTCCTTTTTTAACACTTTCTTCAATAGATAATTTAGATTGGAATTGGCATGATGGAGACTATTTAATGTTATTTATTGAAGAAGAAAAACTTCAGCAAGGTGATTTTTCTTATATTAAATCGGATGCTGGCTAATTATAAAAATTAGTTTTTCCACAAATAAAGCAACATGAATAATCTTAAACAAATAATTGATTTTATTAAGGAAGAAACTGGAAATAATCAAATTTCTAAAGATTCAGATATCTGTGATGGGATTGGAATTTATGGTGATGATTTTCATGAATTAATCGATGCTTATGCGAAAAAATTCAATGTTGACATGACTAATTACCTATGGTATTTTCATGCTGAAGAAGAAGGGTATAATATTGGTGGATTATTTTTTGACCCTCCATACAAACGCGTTAAAAGAATCCCTATTACACCTCAAATGTTAACCGATTTTTCTATGAGTGGAAAATGGTCATTGAATTACCCAAAACATTCTATTCCGAACAAAAGAATAGACCTTATTATCAATCGTTTCTTTTTCTTTTTAGCTATTTTATTTCTAGCAATATGGGCATTTACTAAACTTTAAATATTCTATGAAAAAATTAATTATAGCCTTCTTTTTGATATCCTGTAGCTGTTCTTCTGTAAAAAATAAATACAGAAAATATGATATAGAAAAAGGAATATTAACTTATTCTATTCATCATTATTTTAAAGATAGTATACTCCAAAAAATATATTTTACCAATTACGGAGCTACTGAATACATAGAACCACTAAGAAAAGATAATTCTTCAATTTTACCTATACTAAAAAATGAAAAATCCGAATATATCTTTGTGTCAGATTCTATGGTTATTTCTTCGAATAGAGGTTTTGATTATATATATGAAAAACTGGTTACTAATACTAGTTCTGAGCTATTCAACAACACTTTAAATATCACCCATAAAAAGGATACTGTTGTTAATAATAAAAAATGTGATTTCATCCATTTTCAAATATCTAAAACCGGACAATCTGGAAAAGCTATATTATGGAAAGGAATTCCTATTTGGGTAATCTCCCAAGTCGAGAAAGGACTTTTTGAAAAAGTTAATTTAATATCTATAGATTTAGAAAGTGATATTCCCATGCAAAAAAGAAAATTAATGCCATATGTGGATTCTGAATAAAAAACTACTGTATTTACTGCTTTTGATTTCTTGTACCATTCAAGCACAAGACATTTTATTTGTTGGTAATAGTTTAACCTATTATAACAACATGCCAAAAATTTTGGAACTTCTAGCTGAAGAAAACGGAGTTCAAATACAAACAACCAGCTTATGTTTTCCTAATTATGCTATTATTGACCATTTAGACAGTGGAAAACTTCAACACCTATTAAAAAAGCAATCTTTTGATTATGTAATTGTTCAACAAGGACCTTCCTCACAAGCACAAGGAAAACAAATGCTATTTGCCGATGGAGCCAAAGTAAAAGCCCTTTGTAAGCAATATAAAGCACAGCTTGGATATTATATGGTATGGCCTTCCCTTCAATATTATTATACTTTTGACAAGGTGATTAAAAATCATACTCTAGCCGCGCAAAAAAATAAGGCACTACTTTTTCCTGTAGGAGTGGTTTGGAAAAAATACAATACCTATAAAAGTAAAACTTTGTTGTATGATTCTGATAATTTTCATCCTTCCAAAGCAGGAAGTTTTTTAGCAGCACTTACTATCTTTCATACATTATATCCTAAAAAAAACCTTTACCAATTACCTTATGAAAACTATTCAAATTGGGTAAACGATAAAGATTCTTTTCAGTTAATTGTAAAACTAGTTAGCGAACCTAAGTAATACGTTTACTTAAAAGTTTTTAATTCGTTCAAAAGTAATCTCATTAAAATCAGAAACTACTTTTTGTGCTAGTTCATAATTTTGTTCTTTTGAATGTGTGCTTTTATATCCTACACAATAAATTCCAGCATCATACGCTGCTCTGATTCCATTGGTTGAGTCTTCAATTACCAAACAGTTCTCTCTATTTTCTTCGGCTATCTCTGCTGCTCTAATAAATATTTCTGGATGTGGCTTTGAAGCCTTTAAATCTGCTCCACTAATTTTTCCCTTGAAATATGGGTTCAAATCAAATCGATCAAAAACACTATTTATGGTAAACATGGATGCCGAAGATGCCAATACCAAGGTTACTCCGTTATCATAATAATTTTTAATCAATTCAAAAACACCTGGAATTAGTTGTAGATCATTAGTATCAGCAAAAAAGAGCTCTTTAAAAAAAGCTCTCTTATAGGCAACCAATTCAGTTGGTGCCAATGATAAGTTAAATCGATCTACTAAGTCTTCACAAATTTGTATGGTAGATTGTCCTGTGTAAGAATTGTATAATTCGCTTGAAACGGTAATTGCTACTTTTTCAAACATTAAGTGATATGCTTTTTTATGAAGTGGTTCGGTGTCTACGATTACTCCGTCCATATCAAACAATACTGCTTTTAAAGCCATGATTTTAGTTTTGTGTTGTGGCCGATAAAAGTAGTTAATTGTTCTTTAACTTTTTTATTTTCCTTCACATTGTTCTA
The sequence above is a segment of the Tenacibaculum sp. 190130A14a genome. Coding sequences within it:
- a CDS encoding YwqG family protein, which encodes MKIENLDELIHQSSLKLHEDYIKKLVKPCLEIVQTNIEIKLGSSKLGGIPDLPINFEWPAHTYGNYRFVAQFNLGEIPQGFPYLPKKGLLSIFIADDEDGNYFWGDDGYAKVFLFENIEGLSSPTNLNVPLQSVTSISFKSTIDIPLREELYENNPLNEEELEELIYGTIEENEKEYNYMFGYPFFSTLAYNPIPDKNWIPFLTLSSIDNLDWNWHDGDYLMLFIEEEKLQQGDFSYIKSDAG
- a CDS encoding DUF1493 family protein, translating into MNNLKQIIDFIKEETGNNQISKDSDICDGIGIYGDDFHELIDAYAKKFNVDMTNYLWYFHAEEEGYNIGGLFFDPPYKRVKRIPITPQMLTDFSMSGKWSLNYPKHSIPNKRIDLIINRFFFFLAILFLAIWAFTKL
- a CDS encoding SGNH/GDSL hydrolase family protein is translated as MWILNKKLLYLLLLISCTIQAQDILFVGNSLTYYNNMPKILELLAEENGVQIQTTSLCFPNYAIIDHLDSGKLQHLLKKQSFDYVIVQQGPSSQAQGKQMLFADGAKVKALCKQYKAQLGYYMVWPSLQYYYTFDKVIKNHTLAAQKNKALLFPVGVVWKKYNTYKSKTLLYDSDNFHPSKAGSFLAALTIFHTLYPKKNLYQLPYENYSNWVNDKDSFQLIVKLVSEPK
- a CDS encoding HAD-IA family hydrolase; this encodes MALKAVLFDMDGVIVDTEPLHKKAYHLMFEKVAITVSSELYNSYTGQSTIQICEDLVDRFNLSLAPTELVAYKRAFFKELFFADTNDLQLIPGVFELIKNYYDNGVTLVLASSASMFTINSVFDRFDLNPYFKGKISGADLKASKPHPEIFIRAAEIAEENRENCLVIEDSTNGIRAAYDAGIYCVGYKSTHSKEQNYELAQKVVSDFNEITFERIKNF